CCTTTCAGGAAAACCAGACTTGTACCGGTAAGAATCACCCGATACTTGGCAGGGTCGAAGATGGAGTCGATCTTCGGACGTAGATCATCCCTGATCCTTTCGATCTCCCTGGTACCTATATCGGCCATTTGCGCACTGACCCTTGTGATTGCCTTGGTACTGTCTATGAACGATTTCAACGGATTCTTCCCAAGGGAATCTTTGGGGACATAGGAAAGTATAAAACCACTTTCCGGTTTGGTGGGCAGCTGATACCTGGAAGGATTTCCATTATAATATGCCTGCTTCGAGAATTTGATCAGGTCCACAACAGACAGGGGTCTGGAGAATTCCGGATAAGAGGATATGATCTTTTGTAATTTCTCAATCTTTTCAAGTGTAGGAAGGCGCATCACACCTTTTTTGGTCTTGGTATCAATGAAAATCTCAAATGGCATCACGCCGCTGAAATGCTCTTCAAAAAAGCGCAGGTCCACCGTGATCGGATCATGGGAAGGAAGGTCATCCACAATGTTTCCTGTCGTTTTCATCTTCACCACGCCGAGTACGACAACCACCAGAAGCAATACTGTTGAAACGTAAACCCACCGGCGGTAATCATTAATAATGACCACCAGACGTTCCACAAAGCGCTGTACCAGACGATTATCCAGATGCTGGGTATGCTTTTCCCTCGGTGGCTTCAGGTAGCTGAAGATGATAGGGATGAGCAGAAGGGACAAGACAAAGATCAGCAGGATATTCACCGATGCCACCACCCCGAACTCCTTCAATACTTTGCTTTCCGTAATAGAGAAGGTTGCAAATCCACAGGCTGTGGTCACATTGGTCATCAGGATGGCTGCACCTGTTTTTTGAATAACCCTTGCCAGTGCTTTAAATTGGTTTCCGTGGTTCTTGTACTCCCGGTGATATTTATTCAGCAGGAAAATACAATTCGGAATGCCGATCACTATGATCAGTGGTGGAATCAGCCCGGTGAGCATGGTAATCTTATACCCAAGCAAACTAATGATACCGAATGACCATATCACACCGATGATGACCACAACCATGGAAAATACCATGGGCGTGATCGAGCGGAAAAACAGGAAAAGTATGGTGGCAGTGACCGCAATCGCAAGGAACAGGAACATCTGAAGCTCCTTCTTAACCTTGGCGGTGATCGCAGTCCGGATAAAAGGGAGCCCGGAATAGTGAACATCCGTATGATATTTGGCTGAAAAATCATCGGCCAGGGCAATCACATCTTCCACCAGGGTAATGCGTGACTTTGAATTCAGACGCTTCTCATCCAGCGTCACGGCCATCAAAGTGGAATGATTGTCTTCGTGGTAAATAATGTTGTTATAAAACGGAAGGTCAAGGATTTCTTTGCGAATGCTATCCAGTTCCTCCTGTGTCTCCGGCCGGTGCTCGATAACAGGGAAGAAATCAAACTTATGTTCTTCCTGATTCTTGCGAATGCTATAAAGCCTGGCCAGGGATACCACTTCTTCGATACCGTCGGTATTTCTGATCGCATGTGTCAGATCATACCAGCCCTGGAACTTGTCCAGTTTGAAGATATCGGGGTCCTGGATACCAATGACCAATACATTGCCGTCCTCACCAAACAACGCCTTGAACTCATGGTAATCGACGCTGGCTGTGTCATCTTCCGGCAGCAGGCTTGCAAATTCATACGACAACTGAACCGACGTTGCCTTGTAGCCCATAAAGGCCGTCAGCAGGCCAATGGCCAGCAGAAACGTAAGGCGGTTGCGGAGAATGATCGTAGAAAGACTGGCCCACATGGGGATTACAACGGTTGAAAGATGCCGCTAAAGTATATAAAAATGCAATGGGGAAAAAATGCAGAGGCCTTTGTTGAGGCGGTACAAGGTGATATCAGGTCCTATTTACCCTTCACAACCTGCACATAACCCCGCCAGTACTTGCCCTCCCACGTGAGAACATAGTAATACACTTCTCCATCCACACCTGCTGCATCCCAGTCGTTCCGGTAGTAATCACTTTGGTAAACTTTGATACCCCAGCGGTTGAATATGGTCAGTCTGGCACCTTGCGGCAATCCGCGGATATAGAATACGTCGTTTACACCAGGCGACTCCGGATACGGTGTGAATACGTTCGGTATGATCACCTCGATAAATTTGACCACCATAATGTCAGAGGCGAGCGCGCATCCGTTTCCGGTACTGCTGAGTGTCAGGACGAGTGAATCCAGATCGTAGTCTCCCGTACCGGGGAAGTACACCGCATTCGGGTCGGTATTATTCGGCACGAAGGTTCCCGAACCGTTGCTTGTCCATATCACCGTAGAGGTAAACTGATAAGATCCGCTCAGCTGCAATGACTTGGTACCGATGGGAACTTCCTGATCCAATCCCGCATTTACAATGGCCTTGATACCTACCGTCACTTCCATGGTATCGGTTATGTTGGAACAGGCACCAACCGATGTCAGGTAAATTTCAATCACCGAATCCGTTGGGCTGTGCAAATAATGCACGACCTGGGAAGTGTTGTCCGGCACAAACGTTCCTGACCCGTTCGTGGTCCACAGGTAGGTTCCGGAACCGGATATCTGTCCGACAAGCAGAAGCGAATCACCTTTACAAATTCCCGTATCCGGATCCATGACCGGAACTCCCGGGGAGATAACCGCCAGGGTATCCGAACCGGTAATCGTGCATCCGTTGCCATCGGTTACCGTAACGATATACAGGAAGGTATCGATCGGAGAAACCATGATGTTGGCAGTGGTGGAAGATAAATTGTCATTCCACAAATAGCTGTATGGGGCAGTACCGCCGCCTGCGGTGGCGCTCACAATAGC
The Flavobacteriales bacterium genome window above contains:
- a CDS encoding MMPL family transporter; this translates as MWASLSTIILRNRLTFLLAIGLLTAFMGYKATSVQLSYEFASLLPEDDTASVDYHEFKALFGEDGNVLVIGIQDPDIFKLDKFQGWYDLTHAIRNTDGIEEVVSLARLYSIRKNQEEHKFDFFPVIEHRPETQEELDSIRKEILDLPFYNNIIYHEDNHSTLMAVTLDEKRLNSKSRITLVEDVIALADDFSAKYHTDVHYSGLPFIRTAITAKVKKELQMFLFLAIAVTATILFLFFRSITPMVFSMVVVIIGVIWSFGIISLLGYKITMLTGLIPPLIIVIGIPNCIFLLNKYHREYKNHGNQFKALARVIQKTGAAILMTNVTTACGFATFSITESKVLKEFGVVASVNILLIFVLSLLLIPIIFSYLKPPREKHTQHLDNRLVQRFVERLVVIINDYRRWVYVSTVLLLVVVVLGVVKMKTTGNIVDDLPSHDPITVDLRFFEEHFSGVMPFEIFIDTKTKKGVMRLPTLEKIEKLQKIISSYPEFSRPLSVVDLIKFSKQAYYNGNPSRYQLPTKPESGFILSYVPKDSLGKNPLKSFIDSTKAITRVSAQMADIGTREIERIRDDLRPKIDSIFDPAKYRVILTGTSLVFLKGTDYLVNSLFVSVALAVFLIAFFMAVLFRSFRMVLISLVPNMIPLLLTAALMGFAGISIKPSTVLIFSIAFGISVDDTIHFLAKYRQELKIYNGNIKKSVLAAMREVGVSMMYTSIILFFGFGIFAASRFGGTQALGVLISITLLIAMFSNLVLLPSLLLSLNKAIVSKTFREPFFEILDEEEDIDLDELTIAKGEGNGGKETTNTNLI